One Candidatus Kapaibacterium thiocyanatum genomic window, GGCCGGTGGCTGCGGGACCGATGCACAGTCCTACTACCGCACCACCGACGGTGGCAATTCGTGGACGGTATCCTTCACCATCGAGCCCAGCAGTGGTCTCAGCGACTGCCTGCTCTACCGCGACGGCAGCGGCTACGCCGTATCCAGCGGTGTGCTGTGGACGACGGACGACTATGGCGTGAACTGGTCCATGATGGCACGTACCGGTGAGAAGTACTGGACGGAAGAGATCACCCATATCAACCAGACGTTCTGCCTGCCTACGGCCGGCAACGACTGCGATGGCCAGGATCCGACGCACGGCTCCATCCGCTGGACCCCGGATATGGGGAAGACCTGGCGTGAATTCCAGACCGGTGCCAGCATGTTCGGTACCTTCCTCCTGAACGAAAACGAGGGATGGGGTGTCGGCTCCAGGAGATCCGTCTACTACACGTCGAACGCGGGCCGGTCGTGGATACTGCGCAACTGCGGTATCGACGGAGATGTCGATGATGTCTGGTTCGTGAACGACACGCTGGGCTACATCGCCGGCGACGGCATCTATCGGTCGAACTTCAACGAGATCGGGTTCAGCGTCACCTTCGTGCAACCGCAAACGGACACCATTTCGATCTGTCCGGGGGATGTCACCGTACTGGAAGGGTCGGAAGGATTCCGGGACTATACGTGGAACGATGGTGTAAGCGGTCGTGAACGCCCGGTAGGAACGGAAGGCCGCTACGTCATTACCGCCTACGACGTCCGTACCTGTCGCCAGTCGTCCGACACCGTCTACGTCCGGGTATATCCGAACGACAAGCCGCAGATCCAGGGAGCGGCCACGACGCTCTGTCAGGGCGACTCCGCCGTGCTCTCCTGTACCGGCACGTTCATCTCGAAGAAATGGTCGACGGGCGACACGACATCGACCATCGTCGTCAAGACGTCCGGATCGTATACCGTCACCGTTCTCGACACGAACGGGTGCCAGCACGTTTCCGATCCCTTCGTGCTGACCGTACGTCCGATACCTGCGCCCGTGATCACGGCCAACAGGAATACGACGATCTGCATCGACGAAATGGTCAAGCTCAGCGCACCGCGCGGCTACGCACGATACGAGTGGTCGAACGGTTCCACGGATGCCGACATCACCGTGGGAGAGGCGGGGACGTATACGGTACATGTCGTGGACGACTTCGGCTGCGCGGGTACATCGCCAGCCATGACCGTCACGGTCCTGAACACGCGCAACAAGGTCGAAGTCCTTTCCTCGGTCACGCCTATCCATATTCCCGATCACGCCGTTGGCGACAGGTCGTGCTATACGGTGGCCATCAGGAACAAGTCGACGGAGGACAATCTGGTCATCGCGCATCCGGCCTTCGTCGGCAACGTCCTCTTCAGCATTCCGCTTCATCAGCTTCCCATCGTGATTCCACCGGGAGAGACGAGAATGCTCGATGTCTGTGCATCGGCACAGGACTCGGGAATGATCGATGACACACTCGTCCTGCCCGATACCTGTTCGCCCACGTACATCGCTTTCGAGAGCAGAGGACTCGCCATCGTTACCGAGGGAACGTCGCGCTGTAACGTACCGGTGGGGACCACCATCGTCCGTGCGGGATCGAGCTATCGTCTGTCACTTCCGTCACCCGTACCGTCGAACACCTTCATCGATCTTCGCATTCTCGCGTCATCCATGGCAGGCCGTCCTGAGGTCCATCTGGTGGACGCCCTGGGCCGGGCCGTCACCATCGCGGATGCAATCGCGACGGACGACGAGGATGGGATGACGGGATATGCCTTCAGAACGAGCGTCGCGAACCTACCGCCCGGACCATATCTGCTCGTCGTGCTTTCATCCGACGGCCATGTCATCCGGTCCGTACCCGTCACCGTCGTGCAGTAATGCCGTACAGACAGGGTTGCCCGTAAACCCGTATCTTTGCAGGAAATACAACGATTGTGCAGGGATATGGCTACGATTGTTTCGCTCGATCCGCGCGTGATGCGCGCTCACATCGATTCCGATCCGCAACGGCCTCTGGAGCCGAAACCGGAGCTCGACCAGTTTCCGACCTATGAGGTCTTCCACCAACAGAAGACCGGTGCACGTCATATACACGTAGGTACGGTGCATGCACCCAACCGCGAGATGGCCCTGGTCCTGGCGAAGGAACAATACGGTCGCCGCGGCCAGAGCGTCAACCTGTGGGTCGTGAGCACGGAGAATATCTTCACGATGGCTGCGGAAGACGCGGACGTGTTCGCCACGACGCCGGAGAAGAAGTATCGCGACGTCGCCGCCTACATGGTGCGGAACAAGGTAGAAGCCTTCAAGAAGGAACAGAAAGGCCCAACGGAATGAACATGGATGCCCTCAAGGATCTGCTCTATCGCGTCGCGGATGACGAACTGATTCTGGCGCATCGCCACTCGGAATGGACAGGGCTCGGCCCTGTCCTCGAAGAAGACATCGCCTTCTCGTCGATCGCACAGGACAAGCTCGGCCATGCACAGGCTCTGTATCAGATCCTGCATGAGCTGGGCGAGGCCGATCCCGACGCCACGGCTTTCATGCGCGACGAAGCATCGCTCCGGTGTTCGCAGCTCGTGGAACTGCCGAACGGTGAATACGATCGCAGTCTCGTACGTCACTTCCTCTTCGATGCGGCGGAATATCATCGCTACGGCATGTTCCAGTCGTCATCGTATGAACCTCTCGCGAAGCTCGCACGCAAGGTGCACGGAGAGCTCAAGTATCACCTGTACCACGGTCAGACGTGGGTCGTCCAGCTCGGCGCCCAGGGTGACGAGGAAAGCCACCGTCGTATGCAGGCGGCATTGGACGAGATGTGGCCCTATGCGC contains:
- a CDS encoding phenylacetate-CoA oxygenase subunit PaaI; translated protein: MNMDALKDLLYRVADDELILAHRHSEWTGLGPVLEEDIAFSSIAQDKLGHAQALYQILHELGEADPDATAFMRDEASLRCSQLVELPNGEYDRSLVRHFLFDAAEYHRYGMFQSSSYEPLAKLARKVHGELKYHLYHGQTWVVQLGAQGDEESHRRMQAALDEMWPYALGMFEPGADEAALKADGVFAGEDELKRMWLDFVGATLGNAALRIPDHAEPVYGGRKGTHTEYLQPLLNEMTEVYRIDPSAEW